One genomic window of Augochlora pura isolate Apur16 chromosome 5, APUR_v2.2.1, whole genome shotgun sequence includes the following:
- the LOC144470578 gene encoding progestin and adipoQ receptor family member 3 codes for MMKLLAGVEEVSEQKEKKTDDDDQPCNNNHEIQATAEFAQETIKLLTGEVYRRSSKKLEESPIKGKVTTQDEEKMRRLLCYAEAPEYLQHNPYILRGYRGYLTTKLCLESIFWWTNETVNIWSHIFGWMLFLGLTLYDLCLLNIHAPMGDKVIVALLLICFQACMILSSVYHTFSCRSEKDYWCFLSFDLFGIALSLLSIYMSGVYYAFWCHKELQRFYLITVLAIFVFAMILQIPKLNVNGNVKLVVFVAWAAYGVLPTLHWSIAMGGMENPIVRMLLPRVLGMYVISGGAFVIYLSKIPERFCPGWVDYVGSSHQWWHALVVLALYYWHNTGMLYVEYRMNHGCPSNIKLL; via the exons ATGATGAAATTACTGGCGGGGGTCGAAGAAGTGTCCgaacagaaagaaaagaagaccGACGATGACGACCAGCCGTGCAACAATAACCACGAGATACAGGCGACGGCCGAGTTCGCGCAGGAGACGATCAAGCTGCTTACCGGCGAG GTATACCGGAGATCATCCAAGAAATTGGAAGAGTCGCCCATCAAAGGTAAAGTAACGACTCAAGATGAAGAGAAAATGCGGCGTCTGCTTTGTTACGCCGAGGCGCCGGAGTATCTTCAACATAATCCTTACATTTTGAGAGGATACCGAGGATACCTGACCACGAAATTATGTTTGGAAAG TATATTTTGGTGGACGAATGAAACAGTAAATATATGGAGCCACATATTTGGTTGGATGTTATTCCTTGGTTTGACGCTATACGATCTTTGTCTACTGAACATCCACGCCCCGATGGGCGATAAAGTTATCGTAGCTCTTTTATTAATCTGTTTTCAG gCATGCATGATATTATCGTCGGTGTATCACACCTTTTCCTGTCGAAGCGAGAAGGATTACTGGTGTTTCCTTTCGTTCGATCTCTTCGGCATCGCTTTGAGCCTTCTGTCGATATACATGTCTGGAGTGTATTACGCGTTTTGGTGTCACAAG GAATTGCAGAGGTTCTACTTGATAACAGTGCTGGCGATTTTCGTGTTCGCGATGATACTTCAAATACCAAAATTGAACGTTAACGGGAATGTTAAGCTAGTCGTATTTGTCGCTTGGGCGGCTTATGGAGTCCTGCCAACGCTGCATTGGAGTATCGCAATGGGCGGCATGGAAAACCCGATCGTTAGAATGTTACTTCCAAGGGTACTAGGGATGTATGTCATTAGCGGCGGAgcgtttgttatttatttgagCAAAATACCGGAACGCTTTTGTCCAG GATGGGTGGACTACGTCGGCTCGTCTCATCAATGGTGGCATGCATTAGTAGTGTTGGCACTGTATTATTGGCACAACACCGGCATGCTTTACGTGGAATACAGAATGAACCATGGTTGCCCTAGCAACATCAAATTATTATGA
- the Eif1a gene encoding eukaryotic translation initiation factor 1A, producing MPKNKGKGGKNRRRGKNENETEKRELVFKEDGQEYAQVTKMLGNGRLEAMCFDGVKRLCHIRGKLRKKVWINQGDIILIGLRDYQNAKADVILKYTSDEARNLKTYGEFPETVRINDTVTFVEDGFDEDIEFGDEISDDDEDDVDNI from the exons ATGCCGAAAAATAAGG GAAAGGGAGGTAAAAACAGGAGAAGGGGTAAGAACGAAAACGAAACAGAGAAAAGAGAGTTGGTGTTCAAAGAAGATGGACAAG AATATGCACAAGTTACGAAGATGCTTGGTAATGGGAGACTAGAAGCAATGTGCTTCGATGGTGTCAAGCGATTGTGCCACATTCGTGGAAAGTTACGAAAAAAAGTATGGATTAATCAAGGtgacattatattaattggtTTGCGAGATTACCAGAATGCAAAAGCTGAtgttatattgaaatatacatCAGATGAAGCTCGTAACTTAAAAACATATGGTGAATTCCCTGAAACTG TACGTATCAATGACACTGTCACTTTCGTCGAAGATGGTTTCGATGAAGATATTGAATTTGGTGATGAAATTAGCGACGATGATGAAGATGATGTTGACAAT ATCTGA